The genomic window CCCGACACGGTGCTGCGCTGGCACCACGACCTGGTCGCCCGCCGTCACGTGGCCGTCTCCCGACCGAAGCGTCCGGGCCGGCCGCGGACCGTGCGTTCCGTCCGCACCCTGGTACTGCGTCTGGCCCGGGAAAACCCAGCTGGGGCTGCCGACGCCTGCATGGCGAACTGCTGGTGCTGGGCGTACGAGTGGCCGCGTCCACGGTGTGGGAGATCTTGAAGGAGGCCGGCATCGACCCGGCACCCGAACGGGCCTGCAGCACCTGGGCCGACTCCCTGCGCTCCCAAGCCGACGCCCTGCTGGCCTGTGACTTCCTGGAAACGGTCACCCTATCCGGGGCGCGAATGTACGTGTTCGCGGTGATCGAGCACGCCAGCCGCCGAATCCGGATCCTCGGCGCCACCCCGCACCCGACCACCGCATGGGTAGTACAGGCCGCGAGGAACCTTGTCATGGACCTCGAAGACACCGGCTGCCGAGCCCGGTTCACGATCCGCGACCGGGACGGCAAATTCCCCCACTTGTTCGACGCCATCCTCGCCGACGCGGGCATCGACATCGTGCTCAGCGGCATCCAGATGCCGACAATGAACGCGATCATGGAACGGTGGGTCCAGACCTGCCGCCGCGAACTACTGGACCGGACGTTGATCTGGAATCAGCGGCACCTGCTCCACGCCCTACGCGAGTTCGAACAGTTCTACAACGGACACCGCCCACACCAGGGCATCGCGAACGCCCGCCCGCTACGCCCGTTGCCCACACAGATCACCGACCCGGACAAGCTGGCCCGCCTCGACATACGAAGACGCGATCGCCTCGGCGGCATCCTCCACGAGTACCAGCATGCCGCCTGACCTGTGCGGATGGGGTTTTCGGCAAGGACAGCCTTGCAAGACAAAGGCCGTTGTCGGACGGGTGCGGGCCGCTGCTGCTGGTCAGCCAACTGCTCGTGGGATGGGCGTTCCCGCAAATCGGGATCGCCTCGGCGCTCGAATTGAGCCTTCGGCTCGATCGTCGATCGAGCCGAAGGCTCATCCACCCGGTCGCCCTGGCGAGGATCCGGGCGAACGCGCGGTCGAGGACCCGCCCAGAAGCGGCTGTAGATCAACTGCCAGCACCCAGCGGGCGGGGGATGTCACGCCAGGTCGCGCCCGCCCCGAGTTTCTACACGATTCCGTTGAGCAGTCGCCACATGGCCGACCACTCTCCACCGCGCACGGCAGCTACCGCGATAACTATTCGCACTCGATGCCTGACAGTTTGACGCTGCCCAGCAAACTCCTACCACTTGCGGAGGTTACAAAGGTCAACCACCAGCGCCCGCATGAGTCCCCAGACTCGATCAGTACTCGGGCGACCCGAGCTGGCCCCCGTGTAACGACTGGTGTCGCGAACCAGGAGAAGAGCGCTCAGCCAGCCCACGAGGATCGACGTCACGGCGACCGGAAGGAGCACGAGGATGATGGACACACTCGCCTCCTTCGCTCCGGGAATGCGCGCCACCAGCATCAAGACGAGCAGGATAGGAAAACTCAGCACTCCGATCCGAAGTCCAAGGACGGCCGCTCGCCATCTTCCACTCCGAAGAAGCTCTGATTTCGCCATCTGATGGTCCACAGCAAGTCACCCGTCAGTAGTGGAAGAGGTAGAACGCGTCTGAGCATGACATCCCGCCACTAGCCGCGAAAGCGAACGGCGGGACTGGAGTGAACTCGGCGCCGACTCCTCCCGCAACGCCAACCTGGTAGTTGCCTTCGAAGTCGCTTTCTCCGCTGATCGAGCCGATGATGCCCTCACCTGCGGCCACCTGCCCATACGGGTTGCAGCCGCCCTTCTGGCTGATCCGCTGATTGGAGTAGCTGACACCGATCGTGGCATCGGCGCCGGCGCTCGGGCCAGCGCCCAGTTTGAAGCCGCCGCCGAGCCCCATGCCCTTGTCGTCGAATTCCAGGCAGCCCTCGAGCGAGGCGCCGCCGCCGAGTATGGCCCCCACCCCGAGACAGACGTTCACCGTACCGAACGGCTCGTCCTCCTCCGCGGGTGCGGGTGGGGGAAGTTGGCAGGGCTCGTATACGGAGCTGTAGTCGGACACCCACTGACCGCAGTCGTTCCGGTATCCACCGTTACCAGGAAGAGCGCAGTAGGTCGCTGGCGTCGGATACAGACACTGGCGAGGGTCCGCCGGGATTACCGTGAACGGTGCCGAGTTTGTCTCGTGCCAGACATTTCCGGGGGTGCCCTGCCCTGTGTTGCAGTTCACGCACCGCAGCTTGTTCGGGTTCGGACGCGTCAAGTGCCGCGGCTTCGTCAGGTCCCGCGAGCCGGAGCATCGTGGCCAGCACGTAGGGCTCTTGGCCTTGTTGCGACGGTTGCCTTTCTCGTCTCCTACGCGGTAGTCGGGGCAACTGGCGATGGTCAGGCAGTCGGTGTCGATGAGCCCGGTGGGATCGCTGGACGTCGCGGGGTTGTGGTGTGAGTAGGCGTAGCCGTGCCACTGCTGCGGGTCGGTCATGTCCATGACCGGATCGACCGAGATAAAGCTGCCGGTCGAGGGGTCATACTCACGGGCGCCGAGGTGAGTGAGGCCGCTGTTATCCTTGATGCCGCCGACGAAGCCCTTGTCCATGACCGATGGCCAGGTCGTGGGAGGAGCGCCGCGCTCTCCGCCGAAGGGCAGGCTGCGACGTCGTGACACGCTCAGGTCACTGTTGCGGATCGTCGCCTCGGCGGTGCCGTGGTGGTCGGAGACGATCCAGTCGAGCCGCCCGGCGGAATCGCGGACCGCAACCGACGTGCCCGCCTGAGAGTAGTAGCGGGTGCCGGTGGCGGAGGCACTGGTCGGTTTACGCACCTCGGTCCCGCCTGGCAGGTACAGGGTGGCGCCCGCTGGGTCGCGGCGGATCAGCCGGTTGCCGTCGGCGTCGCACACGTAGCTGGTGCCGCCGCTACTGTCCGAGCTGGTGGCCAGCCGGCCCTCGTAGTCCCAGGTGAGGTTCTGCTGGCCGTTGGGCCCGGGCCGGGTCTTGGTGTTGCCGGTCTCGTCGTAGGTGTAGTTCTCGGTCTTCGTGACCGCGCCGGTCGTCTCCACCTTCTGCACCGCGTGCGGCTGCGAGCCGCTGCCCAACCCCTGGTCCAGGTAGGTGTACGTCCGGGTCTTCTGCCCGCCCTCGTAGAAGGTCTCGGTCTTCCGGTTGTCCGTGCCCGGCGTGTAGGTGTACCCGTGCCAGTAGGGAGCGGGACCGCCGAGCTCGGTGGCGTCCGGGGCGGCCGCGCAGTCGTCGGTGTTGGGCGTCCAGGCGTTGGCGAGGCGGCGCAGGTAGTCGTAGGTGTAGCACTCGGTTTCCGCCACACCGTTGGCCGGCGTGTCGGTGATCTTGTCGATGTTCCCGAGGGGGTCCTGACTGTAGGTGAAGTTGAAGATCTCCGGCTTCAGCTCGGGCACGGCGTTGCTGTTGGTCAGCCGGCCCGTGTTCGGGTCGGTGGTGTTGGTAATCCAGGTACGCTTGCCGGTCGCGCCAAGGATCGTCTGCAGCACCTGTCCCAGCTTCGTGTAGCTGGTCTGGTTGACGTAGATCTGCGATGCGGAAAGTTGCCCGTTGGGCAGGCCGACGTCGTTGTAGGTGTAGGTCAGCTTCTCGCCCGCCAGGCCGCCCGCCGCCGGAAGGGTGGTGGTGGCCGTCTGACCGTCGGGACGGTAGGTCGTGTTGTAGTCGTACGAGCAGGGGGTGAGCGTGTTCGAGGCGCAGAGTCCGCCCTCGGTGGCTGGGATGCTGATCCGGGTGTCCTTCGGCCGTCCGGCAGTGTCGTAGGCGACGACCTCGTTGACGTACGCGTTGCTGGAGCCGGCCGGCTCGTACCGCACCGACTTGGTCAGCTTCCCGATGCCGTACTGGAGGGTGTCGTAGGTCCACTCGGCCCGCAGCTTGCCCGTGTCGGTCTCCTCCCTGACAGTCTTCTTCCGCCCCAGGCCGTCGTAGGAGTACACGAGCGTGTTCCGCGCGTCCTTGGCGGTGAGCAACTCCCCCGCCGCGTTGTAGGTGTAGCTGCTGGCGCCCCGGTCCGGGTCCTCCTCGGAGATTTTCCGGCCCCGCTGGTCGTAGGTGTAGCGCCAGGTGTTTCCCACCGGGTCGATGACGCTGGCCTGCTCACCCCGGTCGGTGTAGCCGTAGCGGTATTCGTCGTACGTGCCGGCCGTATCGCTGCCGACATCGGCCCGGTTCTTGTACTGCCGTACGGCGACGGTCCAGCCCCGGGCGTCGGTGATGGTGGTGGTGGCCGTACCACCCAGTGGCGGGGACACGCTCGTGCGCTCCCCGGCGTAGGTCGTCGTGGTGCGCCACTTCTCGTTGAACCTGGTGTCGACCCCGACCTTCAAGATGGCGTCAGTGAGCCGGCCGGCGCCGTCGTAGACGTTCTCCGTCAGAGCCGGGACCGCCGGCGTTCCGACGCTGCCGACGAGATCGGTGTTCGGGGCCGTGTTGGTGGTGTCGTAGTAGGGCTGGGAGGTCCACTCGAGCAGACCCCGCGAGTCGTAGACGGAATCGGTGAGGACCCGGCCACCGCCAGGCGCCTGGGTCTGGGCCTGCCGTTCGCGCAGCAGACCGTCGTAGAGGGTGATGGTGGTGCGGTAGGCCGTCGTGGCCGAGGGCAGCAACGTCTTCGCCGTGATCGCCGCCGACGCGGTGTTGCGGAGGTTGTAGATGAATTCGCGGTCCGGCGTGCTGGGGTAGCTGGCCTTCGCTCGACCCGGCAGCCACACCTGCCGGAGTCGGCCCAGGCCGTCGTACGTGAGGTCGGTGCGCAGGCCGTTAGGATCCTCGACCGTCGTGGGCAGATGCCACGCGGGCGCGTACGTCGTGGTGGTTGCCTGGGACAGCGGGTTGGTGATCTTCACCGAGGTGACCGGGCCTCCGGCTGTCGGTGTGTAGTCGGACTTCGTCAGACGCCCAAGGGCGTCGTAGCTCTCCTTGACCCGGCCGGTGGTGTCGTAGTTGGCGCGGCTGGTGATGACCCAGGTTGGGGTGCTGCCGGTCCAGGAGTCGATTTCCTCGACCTTGGCGACATGGCCGTATACCGGTAGGTAGGTGTTCCAGTCGTTGGTGTCCGTGTCGTAGGTGGTGCGGGTGGCGGAGAGCATGTCGCCGGGCAGGGACGCGGTGGTGGCGCAGTTGACCCCGACCGTTTCGGTTTTCTTGGCCAGGTCGAGCATCCAGGTGGTGGCGTTGCGGGCGTACCAGGTGCGGGTGCACCGATCATCGGTGGCGGTGGACTCGTCGCCCAGGTCGTCGACAGCGGTGGGCAGGTTGTCGCTGTTGTAGGTGGTGA from Micromonospora kangleipakensis includes these protein-coding regions:
- a CDS encoding RHS repeat domain-containing protein, which codes for MAVAPLKHKTRAAWTAAGREARGPGRVTWPPAAKAEVDLSAIPLTAARSGGGGARAGVLPIWVAPAGESDERRSAAAPVEKVTVEVGDRAAAARAGVAGLVGKVSRADGDRAAGSVRVEVDYTGFAAAYGGDWGSRLRVVSLPDGKPLPGRNDTRSGRVSATMPVSASGVATTFAVTASPSGDNGDYTATSLSAAGTWQVSQQTGAFSWSYPVNKPPAMGGPEPSMALGYSSGAVDGLTAGTNTQGSWIGDGWSLWPGFVERTFKSCADDKDAIRGGDPNNKLVNSGDQCWYRPEGNATISLNGQAMELVKSTGNLWKGEADDGSKIELLKDASFANGDNDNEYWKFTKPDGTQYIFGRNHGVGGASAGSATNSVWTAPVYGNHPDEPGYVAGDYAASRTTQAWRWNLDYVVDPRGNTMTYFYEKEEGAYGREGNPDKRTTYDRGGWLTKIEYGSRRDASAGTYAAARVLFDVGDRCVSNCWSGLDPVKASWLDTPWDQYCKAAPCTDQLAPTFWTAKRLWRIRTQVYSGSAGSYNEVEWSTLRHTYLQSGANEGKPMWLSGITRTGKVTSAGGAEVSYPEIVFDPGEEALANRVDGMADGRSNLFRYRVRTITTESGAQLSVTYSPTECTRSTLPEVHDNAKRCYPAYYGPKGEEPTLDWFHKYRVDRVDVYDNTGGFTHEQTNYDYLDQPAWHYDDSELTEPKRRTWGEFRGYGKVRVRKGLESGVQSATEYLYYRGMDGDKQPSGTRSVDITDSQGTKVADEEPYAGMVREEATLLGAGGSWITGTITTPVKQGPTATFSNLKSYMTGTGAVRNRLKLADGSTRWTKTVTTYNSDNLPTAVDDLGDESTATDDRCTRTWYARNATTWMLDLAKKTETVGVNCATTASLPGDMLSATRTTYDTDTNDWNTYLPVYGHVAKVEEIDSWTGSTPTWVITSRANYDTTGRVKESYDALGRLTKSDYTPTAGGPVTSVKITNPLSQATTTTYAPAWHLPTTVEDPNGLRTDLTYDGLGRLRQVWLPGRAKASYPSTPDREFIYNLRNTASAAITAKTLLPSATTAYRTTITLYDGLLRERQAQTQAPGGGRVLTDSVYDSRGLLEWTSQPYYDTTNTAPNTDLVGSVGTPAVPALTENVYDGAGRLTDAILKVGVDTRFNEKWRTTTTYAGERTSVSPPLGGTATTTITDARGWTVAVRQYKNRADVGSDTAGTYDEYRYGYTDRGEQASVIDPVGNTWRYTYDQRGRKISEEDPDRGASSYTYNAAGELLTAKDARNTLVYSYDGLGRKKTVREETDTGKLRAEWTYDTLQYGIGKLTKSVRYEPAGSSNAYVNEVVAYDTAGRPKDTRISIPATEGGLCASNTLTPCSYDYNTTYRPDGQTATTTLPAAGGLAGEKLTYTYNDVGLPNGQLSASQIYVNQTSYTKLGQVLQTILGATGKRTWITNTTDPNTGRLTNSNAVPELKPEIFNFTYSQDPLGNIDKITDTPANGVAETECYTYDYLRRLANAWTPNTDDCAAAPDATELGGPAPYWHGYTYTPGTDNRKTETFYEGGQKTRTYTYLDQGLGSGSQPHAVQKVETTGAVTKTENYTYDETGNTKTRPGPNGQQNLTWDYEGRLATSSDSSGGTSYVCDADGNRLIRRDPAGATLYLPGGTEVRKPTSASATGTRYYSQAGTSVAVRDSAGRLDWIVSDHHGTAEATIRNSDLSVSRRRSLPFGGERGAPPTTWPSVMDKGFVGGIKDNSGLTHLGAREYDPSTGSFISVDPVMDMTDPQQWHGYAYSHHNPATSSDPTGLIDTDCLTIASCPDYRVGDEKGNRRNKAKSPTCWPRCSGSRDLTKPRHLTRPNPNKLRCVNCNTGQGTPGNVWHETNSAPFTVIPADPRQCLYPTPATYCALPGNGGYRNDCGQWVSDYSSVYEPCQLPPPAPAEEDEPFGTVNVCLGVGAILGGGASLEGCLEFDDKGMGLGGGFKLGAGPSAGADATIGVSYSNQRISQKGGCNPYGQVAAGEGIIGSISGESDFEGNYQVGVAGGVGAEFTPVPPFAFAASGGMSCSDAFYLFHY
- a CDS encoding integrase core domain-containing protein; the encoded protein is MLGVRVAASTVWEILKEAGIDPAPERACSTWADSLRSQADALLACDFLETVTLSGARMYVFAVIEHASRRIRILGATPHPTTAWVVQAARNLVMDLEDTGCRARFTIRDRDGKFPHLFDAILADAGIDIVLSGIQMPTMNAIMERWVQTCRRELLDRTLIWNQRHLLHALREFEQFYNGHRPHQGIANARPLRPLPTQITDPDKLARLDIRRRDRLGGILHEYQHAA